One region of Streptomyces sp. NBC_00442 genomic DNA includes:
- the hpt gene encoding hypoxanthine phosphoribosyltransferase, translated as MGTDLQSVLITKEEIDAKLAELAGKIDAEYAGKDLLLVGVLKGAVMVMADLARALSTPVTMDWMAVSSYGAGTQSSGVVRILKDLDTDIKGKHVLIVEDIIDSGLTLSWLLSNLGSREPASLEVCTLLRKPDAAKVAIDVKWIGFDIPNEFVVGYGLDYAEKYRNLPFVGTLAPHVYGG; from the coding sequence ATGGGCACCGACCTCCAGTCGGTGCTCATCACCAAGGAAGAGATCGACGCGAAGCTGGCGGAGCTGGCCGGGAAGATCGACGCGGAGTACGCGGGCAAGGACCTGCTCCTCGTCGGTGTCCTCAAGGGCGCCGTCATGGTCATGGCGGATCTGGCCCGCGCGCTGTCCACCCCGGTCACCATGGACTGGATGGCCGTCTCCTCGTACGGTGCGGGCACCCAGTCCTCCGGCGTCGTGCGGATCCTCAAGGACCTCGACACCGACATCAAGGGCAAGCACGTCCTGATCGTCGAGGACATCATCGACTCGGGCCTGACCCTGTCGTGGCTCCTGTCCAACCTCGGCTCGCGCGAGCCCGCCTCCCTGGAGGTGTGCACGCTGCTCCGTAAGCCGGATGCCGCAAAGGTCGCGATCGACGTGAAGTGGATCGGTTTCGACATTCCGAATGAATTCGTCGTGGGCTACGGCCTCGACTATGCCGAGAAGTACCGCAATCTCCCCTTTGTCGGGACGCTCGCGCCGCACGTGTACGGCGGCTGA